Proteins co-encoded in one Bremerella sp. TYQ1 genomic window:
- the dnaG gene encoding DNA primase: protein MAFPPDNDVKEQVRAASDIVDVLGGYLNLRRQGRGYVALCPWHDDSRPSFQVNPQRQSWRCWVCGIGGDVFSFVMRRESIEFREALELLADRANIALPSQGPVAPAGSPDDKKYQYNALAWVERLFHELLLNDPIADEARRYLHDRGITKEAIHHFHIGFSPNDWQWLCNKSNQSEYTQPVLEKVGVIGQSQGGRMYDRFKGRVIFPIRDVQSRPIAFGGRILPAYADEKAAKYVNSPETRLFSKSDNVYALDLARDHITNSKKVIVVEGYTDVIALHEAGVKNAVAVLGTALGPRHIQLLRRYADTVYLVLDGDDAGQKRTSEVLELFIAQQVDLRITTLPSNLDPCDFVQQNGADAFREHLAKSLDALEHKIRIATAGIDLANDLHSANDALEDVLNTLAKAPNLAAETSSEVRLREHQFLARIARQFQVAESELRTRLSSLRKAASTKQRMPSYDEAPPAIQKVYRISDLDNWDKTLLKMMLALPETIEWCLDEIGPDELRSEAGKVVYRVFKTRSDAHQDCAFPGILDSVDDESIRFLLIELDDLASDQKFGDPSEELKLIIDAYRSDHEDRMIGSQESSMMQKRIPQEDELDVLKEIVEQKRNRQGISFPTDG, encoded by the coding sequence GTGGCTTTTCCCCCAGACAACGACGTTAAAGAACAGGTACGTGCCGCATCCGATATCGTGGATGTCTTGGGCGGGTATCTGAACCTACGAAGGCAAGGACGTGGCTACGTCGCTTTGTGCCCATGGCACGACGACAGCCGGCCAAGCTTTCAGGTTAATCCACAGCGCCAATCGTGGCGGTGCTGGGTTTGTGGTATCGGTGGCGACGTCTTCAGTTTTGTCATGCGTCGTGAGTCGATCGAATTCCGCGAAGCCCTCGAGCTTCTCGCCGATCGTGCGAATATTGCGTTACCATCGCAAGGCCCAGTCGCCCCCGCAGGTAGTCCGGACGACAAGAAGTACCAATACAACGCCCTCGCTTGGGTCGAGCGTTTGTTCCATGAACTGCTGCTCAACGATCCCATCGCTGATGAGGCGCGACGTTATCTGCACGATCGAGGAATCACGAAGGAAGCGATCCACCACTTCCACATTGGTTTTTCGCCCAACGATTGGCAGTGGCTCTGCAACAAGTCCAATCAAAGCGAATATACCCAGCCGGTTCTCGAAAAAGTTGGCGTGATCGGCCAGTCCCAAGGTGGTCGAATGTACGATCGCTTCAAGGGACGCGTGATCTTCCCGATTCGCGACGTACAGAGCCGTCCGATTGCGTTTGGTGGCCGAATTTTGCCAGCTTATGCGGATGAAAAAGCGGCCAAGTATGTCAATTCGCCCGAGACACGTTTGTTCTCGAAGAGCGACAATGTTTACGCTTTGGACTTGGCCCGCGACCACATCACCAACAGCAAGAAGGTGATTGTCGTCGAAGGTTACACCGATGTCATCGCGTTGCACGAAGCCGGCGTAAAAAACGCCGTAGCCGTGCTCGGAACCGCATTGGGGCCTCGTCACATTCAACTGCTTCGTCGTTACGCCGATACCGTTTACCTGGTCCTCGATGGCGACGATGCAGGGCAAAAGCGTACCAGCGAAGTGCTTGAGTTGTTCATTGCTCAGCAGGTTGACCTGCGAATTACCACGCTGCCCAGCAACCTCGATCCGTGTGATTTCGTCCAGCAAAATGGCGCCGATGCATTCCGCGAGCACTTAGCGAAGTCGCTCGACGCATTAGAACACAAAATCCGAATTGCCACCGCTGGAATCGATCTCGCTAACGATCTGCACAGTGCCAACGACGCATTGGAAGACGTTCTCAATACATTAGCGAAAGCCCCGAATCTGGCCGCCGAAACTTCGTCGGAAGTCCGGCTTCGGGAGCACCAGTTCCTCGCCCGGATCGCGCGGCAGTTTCAGGTCGCCGAATCGGAACTACGGACGCGGCTTTCGTCGCTACGCAAAGCGGCGAGTACGAAACAGCGAATGCCTTCCTACGATGAGGCACCTCCAGCTATTCAAAAGGTCTATCGAATCAGCGATCTCGACAACTGGGACAAAACGCTCCTGAAGATGATGCTGGCTCTTCCAGAAACTATCGAATGGTGTCTGGATGAGATCGGTCCTGATGAACTACGGAGTGAAGCCGGTAAAGTTGTTTATCGTGTTTTCAAGACTCGGAGCGACGCACATCAGGATTGTGCGTTTCCTGGGATCTTGGATTCGGTTGATGATGAGTCAATTCGTTTCCTGTTAATCGAACTTGATGATCTCGCGTCAGATCAAAAGTTTGGTGATCCCAGTGAAGAGTTAAAATTGATCATTGATGCCTACCGAAGCGATCATGAAGACCGCATGATCGGTAGCCAAGAATCATCAATGATGCAAAAACGGATTCCACAAGAGGACGAGCTCGACGTCCTCAAAGAAATTGTCGAGCAAAAGAGAAATCGCCAGGGTATTTCCTTTCCCACGGATGGGTAG
- a CDS encoding CinA family nicotinamide mononucleotide deamidase-related protein: MIAEIVAIGDELTSGQRLDTNTQWISQQLEMLGIEVLFHTTVGDDLEANIQVIKNALARANLVISTGGLGPTDDDLTRQALANATSTSLELHAESLEHIQRRFSMRGREMPPKNQIQAMFPSGSRVIPNPNGTAPGIDLDYSVGLHKSRFIALPGVPAEMKEMWAATVSPSLSGQGTAKKIIRHHVVKCFGVGESHMEALLPDLIKRGREPRVGITVHQATISLRITASSPSAEQCDSAIRDTVRQIHEAVGELVFGEGDEELQDVVIRDLLARGETLATVESSSSGLLGFWLGAVDDHRQAFLGGTIERPEALTTKESVERAAAQAREVGQSTYGLALGTLSRPDSSDQYFVALAAEDGVQSLGSGLAGHPEIWGPRMAKQGLDLLRKKLRQAA; this comes from the coding sequence ATGATCGCAGAGATTGTGGCTATCGGAGATGAACTGACCAGCGGTCAACGCCTGGATACCAATACCCAGTGGATTAGTCAGCAATTGGAAATGCTTGGCATTGAAGTGCTTTTCCATACCACGGTCGGCGATGATCTGGAAGCAAACATCCAAGTCATCAAAAACGCATTGGCACGAGCTAATCTCGTAATTTCAACCGGAGGACTCGGGCCAACCGATGACGACTTAACTCGTCAAGCGTTAGCGAACGCGACAAGTACTTCGCTGGAACTCCATGCGGAAAGCTTGGAGCATATCCAGCGCCGCTTTAGCATGCGTGGCCGCGAGATGCCACCGAAGAATCAAATTCAAGCGATGTTTCCCAGCGGCAGCCGAGTCATTCCGAACCCTAACGGAACAGCTCCTGGGATCGACTTGGATTATTCGGTAGGGTTGCATAAGTCGCGGTTTATTGCATTGCCTGGCGTGCCGGCAGAAATGAAAGAAATGTGGGCAGCGACGGTATCGCCCTCCTTATCGGGGCAGGGGACCGCTAAAAAGATAATCCGGCACCATGTCGTGAAATGCTTCGGCGTCGGCGAAAGTCACATGGAAGCGCTGTTGCCAGACCTAATCAAGCGTGGCCGCGAGCCACGGGTAGGTATCACTGTGCATCAGGCCACCATTTCACTAAGAATCACCGCTTCGTCTCCCTCGGCCGAGCAATGCGATTCTGCTATTCGAGATACCGTTCGGCAAATTCATGAGGCCGTCGGCGAGTTGGTCTTTGGCGAAGGCGACGAGGAATTGCAAGATGTCGTGATTCGAGATCTTCTTGCTCGTGGTGAAACGTTGGCCACTGTCGAGTCTTCCTCGTCCGGGCTACTAGGATTTTGGCTCGGTGCCGTCGACGATCATCGTCAGGCATTCCTTGGCGGAACAATCGAACGTCCGGAGGCGCTGACCACAAAAGAAAGCGTCGAGCGTGCCGCCGCCCAGGCCAGGGAAGTTGGGCAATCGACATACGGCTTAGCCCTCGGAACACTTTCGCGACCAGATTCGTCCGATCAATACTTTGTCGCCCTGGCCGCTGAAGATGGCGTTCAATCGTTGGGGAGCGGACTGGCTGGACACCCAGAAATCTGGGGGCCACGAATGGCAAAACAGGGACTTGATCTGCTTCGTAAGAAGTTGCGACAAGCTGCTTAG
- a CDS encoding c-type cytochrome produces the protein MMSLLRGTSVVAWICTIVGVSPLWAQSGPIVPGYERFHLQSADAAGGELLWSELNCVACHQQSDADLGNLSAKAAPDLSAVGSRVRPEYLRAYLKDPHQLKPGATMPDVLGDLPAQQRDVAIENLTHFLASSGKLKEARRRGREISAGKRLYHEIGCVACHGPKEGTPVELSSIKPLGDLEAKYSIPSLAAFLQDPLKVRASGRMPALRLTTDQATKIAQYLLQDLDVEVPANLEYAYYEGSFSTLPDFKKLKPKEVGEAMSFDLGLAKRADNFAFVFEGLLNIPQEGEYTFHLDSDDGSRLVIDGKQIVINDGIHPKSRRSGKVRLKPGNHELRVEYFEGGGESVLDVLFDGPNGLRNAFVSDYVVIDEKASESDEGSEQFKVNPDMANQGRLQFVSLGCANCHQMGEIQSGPNILQGPDLATMNTERGCLAEMPSSAPDFQLTPHQRKSLASAINRRKKPDVAAWEPEQQIQLHLSTFNCYACHERDMIGGISGDLNSYFHTTQAEMGDEGRLPPTLNGVGAKLSRGWMTKVLNEGAKDRPYMNTVMPNFGGNNVGKLGELFAMQDTLPEHPPIEIVETDGRIKALGRHMVGDRVFGCIKCHTFAGEKASGVQGIDMTLMTLRLNHDWFLAYVKDPPRFRKGTRMPTAWPNGKSVMRNILDGDADQQIESIWIYLNDQERAAKPFGVGNQPIELIAWRKAVIYRNFIQGAGSRAIGVGFPEKANIAFDASDMNLAMIWQGAFIDASRHWTGRGQGFQGPLGDNIVKLPPGAPLAILPEPSAKWPDESGKEAGFQFLGYRLDELNNPTFRYRFKDWTVSDAIAAEKIGEFPALVRSITLDGSSGDQAVFFRALQGGRIHELKDGWFQVGEGIKVQVIGAKAVLRQDQSELLVEVPGGTQPKSFQLKYVW, from the coding sequence ATGATGAGTTTGCTACGTGGCACCAGCGTAGTTGCATGGATTTGCACAATCGTCGGTGTGTCTCCTTTATGGGCTCAGTCTGGACCGATTGTTCCAGGTTACGAGCGATTTCACCTTCAGTCGGCAGATGCAGCCGGTGGAGAGTTATTATGGAGCGAACTCAACTGCGTTGCATGTCATCAACAGTCGGATGCAGATCTTGGAAATCTCTCCGCCAAAGCAGCCCCTGATCTCTCTGCGGTTGGAAGTCGGGTTCGTCCTGAGTACCTGCGTGCCTATTTAAAAGACCCACATCAACTCAAACCTGGGGCGACGATGCCAGATGTGTTGGGGGATTTGCCTGCTCAGCAACGTGACGTCGCGATCGAAAACCTGACCCATTTCCTAGCTTCGTCAGGCAAGCTGAAGGAGGCCCGACGACGTGGACGTGAAATCAGTGCCGGCAAACGGCTTTATCACGAAATCGGTTGTGTTGCCTGTCATGGACCGAAGGAAGGAACTCCTGTCGAGCTTAGTTCCATTAAGCCGTTAGGCGACTTGGAAGCAAAATACTCGATTCCGTCACTCGCGGCGTTTCTACAAGATCCGCTGAAAGTACGCGCATCGGGCCGAATGCCCGCTCTGCGATTGACTACCGACCAGGCGACGAAGATTGCACAGTACTTACTTCAAGATTTAGATGTCGAAGTGCCAGCGAACTTGGAATACGCCTACTATGAAGGTAGTTTCAGCACGCTTCCAGATTTTAAAAAGTTGAAACCAAAAGAGGTCGGCGAAGCGATGTCGTTCGATCTTGGTCTGGCGAAACGTGCCGACAACTTCGCATTTGTTTTCGAGGGCTTACTCAATATTCCTCAAGAAGGCGAGTACACGTTTCATCTTGATTCTGACGACGGTAGTCGCCTGGTGATTGATGGCAAGCAGATCGTAATCAACGATGGGATTCATCCCAAGAGTCGTCGTTCTGGGAAGGTTCGTTTGAAGCCGGGCAATCATGAATTGCGTGTCGAATACTTTGAAGGGGGAGGTGAATCCGTACTGGATGTCTTGTTCGATGGCCCAAATGGTTTACGGAATGCTTTCGTTTCTGACTACGTTGTGATCGACGAGAAGGCATCCGAGAGCGATGAAGGAAGCGAACAGTTCAAAGTAAATCCCGACATGGCAAACCAAGGCCGTCTTCAATTCGTCTCCCTTGGGTGTGCCAATTGCCATCAGATGGGAGAAATACAATCCGGGCCCAATATCTTGCAGGGACCTGACCTTGCGACAATGAATACCGAGCGAGGTTGCTTGGCAGAAATGCCGAGCAGTGCACCAGATTTCCAGCTCACACCTCATCAACGAAAAAGCCTGGCTTCGGCAATTAATCGGCGCAAGAAGCCAGATGTTGCGGCTTGGGAGCCTGAGCAGCAGATTCAGCTTCACCTATCGACGTTCAACTGTTATGCGTGCCACGAGCGAGACATGATCGGCGGTATTTCCGGCGACCTAAACAGCTACTTCCATACCACTCAGGCCGAGATGGGTGACGAAGGGAGATTGCCTCCAACACTTAACGGCGTGGGAGCCAAACTCTCTAGGGGTTGGATGACCAAAGTGCTTAATGAAGGGGCAAAGGACCGTCCTTACATGAACACGGTGATGCCGAATTTCGGTGGAAACAACGTGGGTAAACTCGGTGAGTTGTTTGCTATGCAAGATACGTTGCCTGAACATCCACCGATTGAAATTGTTGAGACGGATGGACGGATCAAAGCACTTGGACGTCATATGGTCGGCGATAGGGTGTTCGGCTGTATCAAGTGTCATACATTCGCTGGCGAAAAAGCTTCTGGCGTGCAGGGAATCGATATGACGTTGATGACTCTAAGATTGAACCATGATTGGTTTTTAGCCTACGTCAAAGATCCCCCCAGGTTCCGCAAGGGAACGCGAATGCCAACCGCGTGGCCAAATGGTAAATCGGTCATGCGAAATATTCTCGATGGCGATGCCGATCAACAGATTGAATCGATCTGGATTTACTTGAACGATCAGGAAAGAGCTGCCAAGCCATTTGGTGTCGGAAACCAGCCGATCGAATTAATCGCTTGGCGAAAAGCGGTCATTTATCGCAACTTTATCCAAGGTGCCGGCAGCCGGGCGATTGGTGTTGGATTTCCCGAGAAGGCCAACATTGCGTTTGATGCCAGCGACATGAACTTGGCGATGATCTGGCAAGGCGCGTTTATCGATGCCTCGCGGCATTGGACCGGGCGCGGTCAAGGATTTCAGGGGCCATTGGGAGACAACATTGTGAAACTCCCGCCTGGGGCTCCGTTGGCAATTCTCCCAGAGCCTTCAGCCAAATGGCCGGACGAAAGTGGTAAAGAGGCCGGGTTCCAATTTCTCGGGTACCGTCTGGACGAATTGAACAATCCAACTTTCCGCTATCGATTTAAGGACTGGACTGTCTCTGATGCGATTGCAGCGGAAAAGATAGGTGAATTTCCCGCACTTGTTCGGAGCATCACGTTAGACGGATCTTCGGGGGACCAAGCGGTTTTCTTCCGGGCATTACAAGGCGGACGAATTCACGAGCTGAAAGATGGTTGGTTCCAAGTCGGTGAAGGAATTAAGGTCCAAGTCATCGGCGCAAAGGCCGTCTTACGCCAGGACCAATCTGAACTGCTCGTTGAGGTGCCTGGTGGTACTCAACCTAAGTCATTTCAGTTGAAGTATGTCTGGTAG
- the murB gene encoding UDP-N-acetylmuramate dehydrogenase — translation MELTAGFEHFVRTDESLAQYTSLNLGGSAEYFAEPTTVDELAAIVKRCREHDIPMRVLGGGSNLLVHDEGVPGLVILLNHPTFSGIEVDGNRMTAGGGAKLSHAVSTAVGNGLAGLEALAGIPGTIGGALHGNAGANGVDIGQRVVEAKVMTRSGEVLTRSAQDLQFTYRQSSLDELVILSAVFELESADSQDLTRRMQKFWIVQKASQPGGSDSVGYLFFDPPGMSASTLIEQSGLKGTKVGGAEICEEHANFVIANEDATANDVIRLAELVQSRVKEVTGMDLKCQLTTW, via the coding sequence ATGGAATTGACTGCTGGCTTTGAACACTTCGTTCGTACGGATGAGTCTCTCGCTCAATATACTTCGCTCAATCTCGGAGGAAGTGCCGAGTATTTTGCAGAACCGACGACCGTTGACGAACTAGCTGCCATCGTCAAACGCTGCCGTGAACATGACATTCCGATGCGTGTCCTCGGTGGTGGATCGAATCTGCTCGTTCACGACGAAGGCGTTCCAGGGCTAGTCATCCTGTTGAATCACCCAACTTTTAGTGGAATTGAAGTCGACGGAAATCGCATGACCGCTGGTGGCGGTGCCAAACTTTCCCATGCGGTCAGCACGGCCGTCGGTAATGGCCTGGCAGGTCTCGAGGCACTTGCCGGAATTCCAGGCACTATCGGCGGGGCCCTGCATGGCAACGCCGGCGCCAATGGTGTCGACATTGGCCAACGCGTCGTCGAGGCCAAAGTCATGACTCGTTCCGGCGAAGTCCTCACGCGAAGTGCGCAGGACCTTCAGTTCACCTATCGCCAAAGCAGCTTGGACGAGCTGGTAATTCTTAGTGCGGTTTTCGAACTGGAATCTGCCGACTCGCAAGATCTGACACGACGGATGCAGAAATTCTGGATCGTGCAGAAAGCTTCCCAGCCAGGCGGATCAGATAGCGTCGGCTACTTGTTCTTCGATCCGCCAGGAATGTCAGCAAGCACACTGATCGAACAGTCAGGGCTAAAAGGGACCAAAGTTGGCGGAGCAGAAATCTGCGAAGAGCACGCTAATTTTGTCATCGCCAACGAGGACGCCACGGCAAATGATGTCATTCGTTTGGCTGAATTAGTTCAAAGCCGTGTGAAAGAAGTCACCGGGATGGACCTCAAGTGCCAGCTGACGACCTGGTAG
- a CDS encoding cell division protein FtsQ/DivIB produces the protein MSRSTQTPSGLLGLGSPAGRQLLLCAVIIAAFVLMMVAGWNHYADQFAAREEFLLSPREILITSPPPWIQSDVLGDAIAKAELPEQLDLRDRDLTNKVATAISAHAWIRNVQKVVKQYPAKVLVEVEYRQPVAMVEVEFVDEGAVRRGLIPVDIEGTVLPPGDFSRIQANDRYPRIHIDLKRPLVEAGMKWEDPRISEAALIAAELLPHWNTLKLSRIILKQDGGQHYELELSDETRIIWGSPPGKELPQETMANHKVQVMLQKAAESALSSHDAQPSLDLRTAGRAVSGVNQIHR, from the coding sequence TTGAGTCGCAGCACTCAAACCCCGTCGGGTTTGCTGGGCTTGGGTTCACCAGCCGGGCGCCAGCTTCTGCTGTGCGCGGTAATTATCGCAGCGTTTGTGCTGATGATGGTTGCTGGGTGGAATCATTACGCCGATCAATTCGCCGCTCGCGAAGAGTTTCTTCTCTCGCCTCGCGAAATACTGATTACGTCGCCGCCGCCTTGGATTCAATCCGACGTTTTGGGCGATGCCATTGCGAAGGCTGAGCTTCCGGAACAGCTTGATCTACGCGATCGCGACTTAACCAACAAAGTGGCGACCGCCATTTCTGCCCATGCCTGGATCCGAAATGTGCAGAAAGTCGTCAAACAATATCCTGCCAAAGTGTTAGTGGAAGTCGAATACCGGCAACCAGTCGCGATGGTCGAAGTAGAGTTTGTGGACGAAGGAGCAGTACGCCGAGGCTTGATCCCTGTAGATATCGAAGGAACAGTTCTTCCGCCAGGCGATTTCTCGCGGATTCAAGCCAACGACCGCTATCCGAGAATACACATCGATTTAAAGCGACCGCTAGTAGAAGCTGGAATGAAGTGGGAAGACCCCCGCATCAGCGAAGCAGCTCTTATCGCCGCAGAATTGCTTCCACATTGGAATACGCTTAAGCTCAGCCGGATTATCCTGAAGCAAGATGGCGGGCAACATTACGAGCTAGAGCTTAGCGACGAAACTCGCATCATCTGGGGCAGCCCTCCGGGCAAGGAACTGCCTCAGGAAACGATGGCCAACCATAAAGTTCAAGTGATGCTGCAAAAGGCAGCCGAATCAGCGTTGTCGAGCCATGACGCACAGCCATCGCTCGACCTGCGAACGGCTGGCCGAGCTGTATCAGGTGTCAATCAAATTCACCGGTAG
- the csrA gene encoding carbon storage regulator CsrA, whose amino-acid sequence MLVLSRRVGEKIEIGDGITVTVLKVTGKSVRVGIEAPKHVTIRRSEIELDQRLGISPLPATGSSTINASSETPA is encoded by the coding sequence ATGTTAGTTCTCAGCCGTCGCGTCGGCGAAAAGATTGAAATCGGAGATGGCATCACGGTGACCGTACTGAAGGTCACCGGCAAATCGGTCCGGGTAGGAATCGAAGCGCCTAAGCATGTCACCATTCGACGTTCCGAAATTGAGTTGGATCAGCGGCTAGGTATTTCTCCGCTTCCTGCAACCGGCAGTTCAACGATCAACGCTTCTTCAGAAACGCCAGCCTGA
- the aat gene encoding leucyl/phenylalanyl-tRNA--protein transferase, whose amino-acid sequence MVSRFFPPAEQADENDLVMVGGRLTSEWLLDAYRHGIFPWPMWGDWMPMTWFSLDPRAIMPLDGLYASKRLKRTIRSGKFQVTCDTAFRDVMLGCSKPRHKKDGTWITSAMLKAYCKLHAEGHAHSVEVWHEGELAGGIYGIAIGGLFAGESMFHKVRDASKVALTALVSHLNQRGYKLFDIQQWTEHTGSMGAIEIARSDYLTLLEAVVDLPVTFGEELSEIKYFGIP is encoded by the coding sequence TTGGTTTCCCGTTTTTTTCCACCTGCAGAGCAAGCCGACGAGAACGACTTAGTCATGGTCGGTGGCCGATTAACTTCCGAGTGGTTACTCGACGCCTATCGACATGGCATCTTTCCCTGGCCGATGTGGGGGGACTGGATGCCGATGACCTGGTTTTCGCTCGATCCCCGGGCGATTATGCCGCTGGACGGCCTCTATGCAAGCAAACGCTTAAAGCGAACGATTCGTAGCGGCAAATTTCAGGTGACCTGCGACACGGCGTTTCGCGACGTGATGCTGGGCTGTTCCAAGCCGCGGCATAAAAAGGATGGAACTTGGATCACGTCTGCCATGCTGAAAGCGTATTGCAAACTGCACGCAGAAGGACACGCTCATAGCGTGGAAGTCTGGCATGAGGGAGAACTCGCCGGCGGGATCTACGGTATCGCGATTGGTGGCCTGTTTGCTGGCGAATCGATGTTCCATAAAGTTCGCGACGCATCGAAAGTCGCCCTGACTGCGTTGGTCTCGCATCTCAATCAACGAGGCTACAAACTGTTCGATATCCAACAATGGACCGAACATACCGGCAGCATGGGCGCCATCGAAATCGCCCGAAGCGATTATCTCACATTGCTGGAGGCGGTCGTCGACTTACCGGTGACATTTGGTGAAGAACTGAGCGAGATCAAGTACTTCGGTATTCCATAG
- a CDS encoding YkgJ family cysteine cluster protein has product MASKPSSVAISSFFRQASTEARSVVHRLVTNGGESLDWIDDLRDLQSHFLDRSQQKAERHCRAGCSGCCLSAQVDVTGIEAIAVSDYLKMCVDSETLSTITNRLQRVTERRTSQMRGLAKQLPLACSMLDESGNCSIYPVRPVICSGVFSTSRSQCDEAEKTARVGDFSGTIPLDNDAIQATGGISGSLQRVLVENQLDGNLYEFNSAVLAVLPIRNALERFLAAEDLFADAICTDAHSPPRKMPVRPPHFLKPRSAKRA; this is encoded by the coding sequence ATGGCCTCCAAGCCCTCATCGGTCGCAATTTCATCGTTTTTCCGCCAGGCATCGACAGAAGCCCGGTCAGTCGTTCATCGCCTGGTTACCAACGGAGGCGAAAGCCTCGACTGGATCGACGATCTTCGCGATCTACAAAGTCATTTCCTCGATAGGTCCCAGCAAAAAGCGGAACGGCACTGCCGCGCCGGCTGCTCAGGCTGCTGCTTGTCGGCCCAAGTTGATGTCACCGGAATCGAAGCAATTGCGGTCAGCGATTACTTGAAAATGTGTGTCGACAGCGAGACACTTTCGACCATAACGAACCGACTGCAACGTGTCACCGAGCGCCGAACATCCCAGATGCGTGGACTTGCTAAGCAACTGCCGTTGGCGTGTTCGATGCTGGATGAAAGCGGGAACTGTTCGATTTATCCCGTTCGCCCGGTCATTTGCTCTGGGGTGTTTTCAACCAGCCGAAGTCAGTGTGACGAAGCGGAGAAAACCGCACGCGTGGGAGATTTTTCAGGTACTATCCCGCTCGACAACGATGCCATCCAGGCCACTGGGGGGATCTCAGGAAGTTTGCAACGAGTCTTAGTAGAAAATCAATTAGATGGAAACCTCTACGAGTTCAATTCGGCAGTGCTGGCCGTTTTGCCCATTCGTAACGCTCTAGAGCGATTTCTCGCGGCGGAAGACCTATTTGCCGACGCAATTTGCACCGATGCTCATTCTCCACCGAGGAAAATGCCGGTTCGACCACCTCACTTTCTTAAGCCACGTTCTGCAAAACGAGCTTAA
- a CDS encoding sorbosone dehydrogenase family protein, whose protein sequence is MLRYSLLSLFAIFLGAMSISAQEQQQEKFYKITPLPIPENVVLEVGALEMMPDGKLAVATRRGEIYMVSNPKASSPETETTFKRYAHGLHEVLGLAYRDGWLYVTQRCDVSRIRDTNGDGEADEFEIVSDGWGVSGDYHEYAFGSRFDEEGNIWVTLCLTGSFSSKVPFRGWCLRVNEDGTTVPTTSGIRSPGGMGVNAAGDIFYTDNQGPWNGTCGLKHLVPGHFVGHPGGNDWYKLAPNMGERPQEPESESRFHLEAKKIPEYMPAAVLFPYNKMGKSASGIDYDRSEGKFGPFAGQMLVGDQSHSTIMRVVLEEVNGRYQGACIPFLEDIGSGTLPLWMTKDGNLFVGGTNRGWGSRGNNPFSLERIQWTGVTPFELLDVKANPDGFTVSFTEPIDPKTAKMPDAIQVEAYTYIYQSSYGSPEVDHSKPTIQNVEVAKDNRSITIKLEGLKEGHVHEIHFPGIRDANNVPLWHDVLYYTLNQIPQD, encoded by the coding sequence ATGTTACGATATTCATTACTCTCGTTGTTCGCCATCTTCTTAGGCGCTATGTCGATTTCGGCCCAGGAACAGCAGCAGGAGAAGTTCTATAAGATTACTCCGCTGCCGATCCCAGAGAACGTCGTCCTAGAGGTCGGCGCTCTAGAGATGATGCCCGATGGCAAACTGGCTGTTGCCACGAGACGGGGTGAGATCTATATGGTCTCCAATCCAAAGGCGAGTTCTCCTGAGACAGAAACTACGTTCAAGCGATATGCCCACGGACTACACGAAGTGCTGGGACTCGCTTACCGCGATGGCTGGCTGTATGTCACGCAGCGCTGCGATGTTTCGCGAATCCGCGATACCAATGGAGATGGCGAGGCCGACGAGTTCGAGATCGTATCCGATGGATGGGGAGTCTCCGGAGATTATCACGAGTACGCGTTTGGCTCGCGGTTCGATGAAGAGGGAAACATCTGGGTAACACTTTGTTTGACAGGTTCGTTTTCTAGCAAAGTGCCTTTCCGAGGCTGGTGCCTGCGAGTTAATGAAGATGGAACGACCGTTCCGACTACCAGTGGAATTCGCAGCCCCGGAGGAATGGGCGTCAATGCGGCGGGCGATATCTTTTACACCGACAATCAAGGACCTTGGAATGGCACGTGCGGTTTGAAACACCTTGTGCCGGGGCACTTTGTAGGGCATCCCGGTGGAAACGACTGGTACAAACTGGCACCAAACATGGGCGAACGCCCCCAAGAGCCTGAGAGTGAAAGCCGATTCCATCTCGAGGCGAAGAAGATTCCCGAATATATGCCGGCAGCAGTTCTGTTTCCGTACAACAAGATGGGCAAGTCAGCCAGCGGAATTGACTACGACCGCTCAGAAGGAAAGTTTGGGCCATTTGCCGGGCAGATGCTTGTTGGGGATCAATCGCATAGCACGATCATGCGGGTCGTCTTGGAAGAAGTGAATGGACGATACCAAGGAGCTTGCATCCCATTCCTGGAAGACATCGGTTCAGGAACATTACCGCTTTGGATGACGAAAGATGGAAATCTCTTTGTCGGTGGTACGAATCGTGGTTGGGGCTCACGCGGTAACAATCCGTTTTCGCTCGAGCGAATCCAATGGACGGGTGTAACGCCATTCGAACTGTTGGACGTTAAGGCGAATCCCGATGGCTTTACCGTTTCGTTCACCGAGCCAATTGATCCGAAGACCGCCAAAATGCCGGATGCGATTCAGGTGGAGGCCTATACCTATATTTACCAATCGAGCTATGGCAGCCCTGAAGTCGATCACTCGAAACCGACCATACAGAACGTCGAAGTTGCTAAGGACAATCGGTCCATCACGATCAAGCTTGAAGGCCTCAAAGAAGGACATGTGCACGAGATCCACTTCCCAGGGATTCGTGATGCGAACAACGTTCCTTTGTGGCACGACGTTTTGTACTACACACTGAATCAGATACCGCAGGACTAG